A stretch of Cupriavidus necator DNA encodes these proteins:
- a CDS encoding glycosyltransferase, giving the protein MKYTHHKRITLVTVTYGARLHFCAELLQRAFEHEGVAHAVIVSNNSSSDLSRLEDDWGARVTVIRLPTNTGSANGYAVGIDAALSRDTDYLWLMDDDNAPCPGALDVLCHQLDRLTRGFGRNRAAVLGFRPDHQADIAMGVPVALAMPPRSSYFGFHVARIPYKLWRRTPWGRPKPTDMPEVLPLPFAPYGGFLGHRDLYLDLGLPERQLVLYADDIEYTWRLTARGGRIALVTGARLEDLEGSWNVKRDWKNHFECLLLSRSDFRAYYSSRNQAWFDKHYWSTSSLTYRLNRLVFLALLRIYGRRHGAAARLALLERAIADGEACRLGLHADYSL; this is encoded by the coding sequence ATGAAATACACCCATCACAAGCGCATCACGTTGGTCACCGTAACCTACGGCGCGCGCCTGCACTTTTGCGCCGAACTCTTGCAGCGGGCGTTCGAGCACGAGGGCGTGGCGCACGCTGTGATCGTCAGCAACAATTCCTCGTCCGACCTTAGCCGGCTCGAGGACGACTGGGGCGCGCGGGTTACCGTGATCCGGTTGCCGACCAACACCGGGTCGGCCAATGGCTATGCCGTAGGCATCGACGCAGCGCTCAGCCGCGACACGGACTACCTGTGGCTGATGGACGATGACAATGCCCCGTGCCCCGGCGCACTCGACGTCCTCTGCCATCAGCTGGATCGGCTGACGCGCGGATTTGGCCGCAACCGTGCGGCGGTGCTTGGCTTCCGCCCGGATCACCAGGCCGATATCGCGATGGGTGTGCCTGTGGCGCTGGCGATGCCGCCGCGCTCCAGCTACTTCGGCTTTCATGTGGCCCGCATTCCCTACAAGCTATGGCGCCGCACGCCGTGGGGCCGCCCGAAGCCGACGGACATGCCGGAAGTCCTGCCGTTGCCTTTTGCGCCGTATGGCGGCTTCCTCGGGCACCGCGATCTCTACCTCGATCTCGGCTTGCCGGAACGGCAGCTCGTGCTGTATGCGGACGACATCGAATACACATGGCGCCTGACCGCGCGCGGCGGCCGCATTGCGCTGGTAACCGGCGCCCGCCTGGAAGACCTGGAGGGATCGTGGAACGTCAAGCGAGACTGGAAGAATCATTTCGAGTGCCTGCTGTTGAGCCGGTCGGACTTCCGCGCCTACTACAGCAGCCGCAACCAGGCATGGTTCGACAAGCACTACTGGTCGACCTCCAGCCTGACATACCGCCTGAACCGCCTCGTCTTCCTCGCCCTGCTGCGGATCTACGGCAGACGTCATGGTGCTGCTGCCAGGCTCGCTCTGCTGGAGCGCGCGATCGCCGACGGCGAGGCATGCCGCCTCGGCTTGCACGCCGACTATTCCCTGTAG
- a CDS encoding 2OG-Fe(II) oxygenase, whose protein sequence is MRHDLLDVAKLEWMSRELSETYRCADPFPHICIDNFLDEDVYRKASDAFPGATERVWFKFHSATENLKLQSQDFYAIPPALRALIMEFNAPGFTRFLETLSGIQGLVPDPHLHGGGLHQTLPGGHLGLHIDYNYHLEWKLDRRLNVLLYLNDKWEDSWAGHLQLWDNEVQRCVRKIAPIGNRLVVFNTNECSWHGHPEPLACPRGVTRRSIALYYYSNGRPEPDAADEHSTRFQTRPGERYGLTARDILHGITPPYAKALAKRIVGR, encoded by the coding sequence ATGCGCCACGACCTGCTGGATGTCGCGAAACTTGAGTGGATGTCGCGTGAATTGTCGGAAACCTACCGTTGCGCCGACCCGTTTCCCCATATCTGCATCGACAACTTTCTTGACGAAGACGTTTATCGGAAAGCCAGCGATGCGTTTCCAGGCGCCACGGAGCGCGTCTGGTTCAAGTTTCACTCGGCCACCGAGAACCTGAAGCTGCAAAGCCAGGACTTTTACGCCATCCCGCCTGCGCTGCGGGCGCTGATCATGGAGTTCAATGCGCCCGGATTCACCCGCTTCCTGGAGACGCTGTCCGGCATCCAGGGGCTGGTGCCGGACCCTCACCTCCATGGCGGCGGCTTGCACCAGACGCTGCCTGGAGGCCACCTGGGCCTGCATATCGACTACAACTACCATCTCGAATGGAAGCTTGACCGGCGGCTCAATGTGCTGCTGTATCTCAATGACAAGTGGGAGGACAGTTGGGCCGGCCATCTGCAACTGTGGGACAACGAGGTCCAGCGCTGCGTGCGGAAGATCGCGCCGATCGGAAACCGGCTGGTCGTCTTCAATACCAATGAGTGCTCATGGCACGGGCATCCCGAACCCCTTGCGTGCCCGCGAGGCGTCACGCGACGGTCAATCGCGCTCTACTACTACTCCAACGGCCGGCCCGAGCCGGATGCTGCCGATGAGCATTCCACACGCTTCCAGACGCGGCCGGGCGAGCGGTACGGCTTAACCGCACGGGACATCCTGCATGGCATTACGCCGCCTTATGCGAAAGCGTTGGCCAAGCGGATTGTCGGGCGATAG
- a CDS encoding glycosyltransferase family 2 protein gives MPTNSSPALLTIVICNYNYAPYLGGAIDSALCQTAPGVRVMVIDDGSSDGSRDIILGYGDRIEAVFQPNGGQVSAYNHALRRLDTPCVIFLDADDQLQPDAAEAVLAAFAAGDYVKVQFRLEVMTEDGTLTGVQVPQSSDVTDCGMRLRDGWLYPSPPGSGNAYRVDALRRIFPVPVTADNIHGADFYAIYGIALVGSVGSLDRALGRYRVHRHTTAQAGDAGSANLSLANAEDALAGARQSARRWAILRGLAWERLGVVLPAEFLDFSAEKAHFATLLHGAPLTRRWRWFRHESSRYFHTVAANPFWSARKKLAVWCLTALCLVPVASISNRAVRYIANPLARAGY, from the coding sequence ATGCCGACCAACTCCTCCCCCGCCCTTCTGACGATCGTCATCTGCAACTACAACTACGCGCCGTACCTGGGGGGAGCCATTGACTCCGCGCTATGCCAGACGGCGCCAGGGGTCAGGGTAATGGTGATCGACGACGGCTCCAGCGATGGTTCGCGTGACATCATCCTGGGCTACGGCGACAGGATAGAAGCCGTGTTCCAGCCAAACGGCGGGCAGGTCTCGGCCTACAATCACGCGCTGCGTCGGCTCGATACGCCCTGCGTGATCTTCCTTGACGCCGACGACCAGTTGCAGCCGGACGCCGCCGAGGCGGTGCTGGCCGCCTTCGCAGCCGGCGACTATGTCAAGGTTCAGTTCCGACTGGAGGTAATGACCGAGGACGGGACCCTCACCGGGGTGCAGGTTCCGCAATCCAGCGACGTGACAGACTGCGGCATGCGGCTGCGGGACGGATGGCTGTACCCGTCACCGCCCGGGTCGGGAAACGCCTATCGCGTGGATGCACTCCGGCGCATCTTTCCTGTCCCGGTCACCGCAGACAACATACACGGTGCCGACTTCTACGCCATCTATGGCATTGCGCTGGTCGGCAGCGTTGGCTCGCTTGATCGTGCGCTCGGCCGCTATCGCGTGCATCGGCATACCACGGCGCAAGCAGGCGATGCGGGCAGCGCCAACCTGTCGCTCGCCAATGCCGAAGATGCACTGGCGGGAGCCAGGCAGTCTGCCCGGCGCTGGGCCATCCTGCGCGGGCTGGCCTGGGAACGGCTTGGCGTCGTCCTGCCTGCCGAATTTCTGGATTTCTCCGCGGAGAAGGCCCACTTTGCCACCCTTCTCCATGGCGCGCCGTTGACTCGGCGATGGCGCTGGTTCCGTCATGAGTCCAGCCGCTACTTTCATACGGTTGCCGCCAATCCCTTCTGGAGCGCGCGCAAGAAGCTCGCCGTATGGTGCCTGACCGCACTT
- a CDS encoding GlxA family transcriptional regulator has product MEHLVDMPPPVRSLGPLPVAGQREIQRIGLLLFEGCSLLTAGIIAEAFRVANELELLRRRRPVYQLSLLSYRGGNVACSSSIRIWTQSLDALGQRGFNAIFIACSEREPVVERDARLMTAMLEISAMVLERSRAGREPILPRVSRAHPLRIAERDNVVGTSHAAPSVFWCRGGVDSAPDVMPSAVDMALAQIESDLGFVMAREVARQLAPQRDMPMVRPDAEEAGDAPDIASSETNEKIRASARWIAEHYTEAISVADAARVAAMSERNYLRRFKWALGVTPSEYLLRARLDMICRLLMETDLPVDKIARRCGMGNGDRLAKIFRKRFSLSPTAYRNQGKTKQCETT; this is encoded by the coding sequence ATGGAGCACCTTGTCGATATGCCGCCGCCGGTCCGGTCCCTCGGTCCGCTACCGGTAGCCGGCCAACGGGAAATTCAGCGCATCGGGTTGCTGTTGTTTGAAGGCTGCTCGCTGCTGACTGCCGGCATCATCGCGGAAGCCTTCCGCGTGGCCAACGAACTCGAACTCCTGCGTCGCAGGCGACCTGTCTACCAGCTCTCCCTCTTGTCTTACCGCGGCGGCAATGTCGCGTGCTCCTCTTCCATCCGGATCTGGACGCAGAGCCTGGACGCGCTGGGTCAGCGAGGCTTCAATGCGATCTTTATTGCCTGCAGCGAGCGCGAGCCGGTCGTTGAGCGCGATGCGCGGCTCATGACCGCCATGCTCGAGATCAGCGCAATGGTGCTGGAGCGCTCCCGCGCGGGACGGGAGCCGATCCTGCCCCGCGTCTCCCGGGCACATCCGCTGCGTATCGCCGAGAGGGACAACGTCGTCGGCACCAGCCATGCCGCGCCTTCCGTATTCTGGTGCCGGGGAGGCGTGGACTCCGCTCCGGACGTCATGCCCTCGGCCGTCGATATGGCTCTGGCACAGATCGAGTCGGACCTTGGCTTCGTCATGGCCCGGGAAGTTGCAAGGCAGCTCGCGCCGCAACGGGACATGCCGATGGTGCGCCCGGATGCCGAGGAAGCTGGCGACGCGCCCGACATCGCATCGTCCGAAACCAACGAAAAGATTCGCGCGTCGGCACGGTGGATCGCGGAGCATTACACGGAGGCGATCTCGGTGGCCGACGCGGCGCGCGTTGCCGCCATGAGCGAGCGCAACTACCTGCGGCGCTTCAAGTGGGCCTTGGGCGTGACGCCGTCGGAGTACTTGCTTCGCGCGCGGCTAGACATGATTTGTCGGCTGCTGATGGAAACGGACCTGCCGGTCGACAAAATAGCGCGGCGCTGCGGGATGGGAAACGGAGACCGGCTCGCCAAGATTTTCCGCAAGCGCTTCTCGCTGTCGCCCACGGCGTACCGCAATCAGGGCAAGACAAAGCAGTGCGAGACAACCTAG
- a CDS encoding GNVR domain-containing protein, whose amino-acid sequence MKSPYIANPVYELPGRAPARALNNLTTLYAGRWLIVVATSVCLLAGIAYALFTRPLYRSDILIQVEPSSIGTRSTSDDPKLTSEIKPDTTSEIQVLNSRMVVSRAVEKLKLYIEAGPRYVPVIGWWLAARTDGLSHPLGGYVYGAERIDVAMFDVPASQQGKAFVLTLGHEGAYVLSLPGSWDAPLLMLHGKVGMPLHAETLHGPIDLLVRAADGEPGASFSIRRYSEIATTEWLQRTMAIGERGKQSSIIGVALDSVDPVRASQILNEVGKEYVEQNVRRRSEEADKSIRFLDEQLPQLKRQLEESESRYNAFRAQQGTVDTSQEARALLQQSVEAETRVVDLRQKRQELSIRYTDKHPALLALDGQLQGAMAELSVIEARTRRLPLIEQKVLQLQRNMQVDTELYTSRLNARQQLTLVRAGKVANVRLIDPATPPETPIMPRRGVAVGGSLLTGLLAGVVLAVLRRRVAGTVQDREEIEAGTGLPVYATVPRSRLTSDFRPAWPRMLAGSTDRTLLPDAAIESLRAVRTTLHFALNDAPNRVVLITGPTGGVGKSFVAANLATLAGASKRRVLLIDADLRNGVLHKRFHVDRGPGLAEVIAGTSRYEDVLRHDVSHGLDFLATGWHMSGPSELLLQPELTTLVQRVAGQYDMVVLDGPPLLPVADALVLGRMAGTVFIVARHRVTTVEQIDESTRRLAQADVAVRGVIFNDFTGHLHRYSYAYGADASRPGAPA is encoded by the coding sequence ATGAAGAGCCCTTACATCGCGAACCCGGTCTATGAACTGCCCGGTCGCGCACCGGCCCGAGCCCTGAACAATCTGACGACACTGTACGCCGGCAGGTGGCTGATCGTGGTCGCCACTTCCGTGTGCCTGCTCGCCGGAATCGCGTATGCGTTGTTCACGCGCCCCCTCTACCGCTCCGACATTCTGATCCAGGTCGAACCCAGTTCCATCGGGACCCGGTCCACGTCCGATGACCCCAAGCTGACCTCCGAGATCAAGCCGGACACGACTTCTGAAATCCAGGTGCTGAACTCGCGCATGGTGGTATCACGCGCGGTCGAGAAGCTCAAGCTGTATATCGAGGCCGGTCCCCGCTATGTGCCGGTGATTGGGTGGTGGCTCGCCGCGCGCACGGATGGCTTGTCGCATCCGCTCGGTGGCTACGTGTACGGCGCGGAACGCATCGACGTGGCGATGTTCGACGTGCCGGCTTCCCAGCAGGGCAAGGCCTTCGTGCTGACGCTCGGTCATGAGGGTGCTTATGTCCTCTCCCTGCCCGGCTCGTGGGACGCGCCGCTGCTAATGCTTCACGGCAAGGTCGGTATGCCGCTACATGCCGAAACCCTGCATGGACCGATCGACCTGCTGGTCCGCGCCGCCGACGGCGAGCCGGGCGCGAGCTTTTCGATCAGGCGCTACTCCGAGATCGCCACCACCGAATGGCTGCAACGGACCATGGCCATCGGGGAACGCGGCAAGCAATCGAGCATCATCGGCGTGGCGCTGGACAGCGTCGACCCGGTCCGCGCCAGCCAGATCCTGAATGAGGTGGGCAAGGAGTACGTCGAGCAAAACGTGCGACGCCGCTCGGAAGAGGCCGACAAATCCATTCGCTTCCTGGATGAGCAATTGCCGCAGCTCAAGCGGCAACTGGAGGAATCGGAAAGCCGCTACAACGCGTTTCGTGCGCAACAGGGCACCGTGGACACCAGCCAGGAGGCGCGCGCCCTGCTCCAGCAATCCGTGGAAGCCGAAACGCGCGTCGTCGACCTGCGGCAGAAGCGCCAGGAACTGTCCATCCGTTACACGGACAAGCATCCCGCACTGCTGGCACTCGACGGCCAGTTGCAGGGAGCCATGGCAGAGCTCTCTGTCATCGAGGCGCGTACGCGCAGACTGCCCCTGATCGAGCAGAAGGTCCTGCAATTGCAGCGCAACATGCAGGTGGACACCGAGCTCTACACGAGCCGCCTTAACGCCCGCCAGCAGCTTACCCTGGTGCGCGCCGGCAAGGTCGCCAATGTGCGACTGATCGACCCCGCGACGCCACCCGAGACGCCGATCATGCCGCGGCGCGGCGTCGCAGTGGGCGGTTCGCTGCTAACCGGTTTGCTGGCAGGCGTGGTCCTGGCCGTCCTCCGCCGCCGCGTGGCGGGTACCGTCCAGGACCGCGAGGAGATCGAGGCAGGCACGGGGCTGCCGGTTTATGCCACGGTGCCGCGCAGCCGACTGACTTCCGATTTCCGCCCTGCCTGGCCCCGCATGCTCGCGGGCAGCACAGACCGCACGTTGTTGCCCGATGCAGCGATCGAAAGCCTGCGCGCCGTCCGCACCACGCTGCACTTCGCCTTGAACGATGCACCCAACCGTGTGGTGCTGATCACCGGCCCTACGGGCGGGGTTGGCAAGTCCTTCGTAGCCGCCAATCTCGCCACGCTGGCGGGTGCCTCGAAGCGGCGGGTGCTGCTGATTGACGCCGACCTGCGCAATGGCGTGCTGCACAAGCGATTCCATGTGGACCGCGGTCCGGGACTGGCCGAGGTGATCGCTGGTACGAGCCGGTACGAGGACGTGCTTCGCCACGATGTATCGCACGGTCTCGATTTCCTGGCCACCGGATGGCACATGTCCGGGCCAAGCGAGCTGTTGCTGCAGCCAGAACTGACCACACTTGTTCAACGCGTTGCCGGCCAGTACGACATGGTGGTGCTTGACGGACCGCCATTGCTGCCGGTGGCAGATGCGCTTGTGCTGGGACGCATGGCGGGCACTGTCTTCATCGTGGCACGGCACCGGGTCACCACGGTGGAACAGATCGACGAAAGCACGCGCCGGCTGGCGCAGGCCGACGTCGCCGTACGGGGCGTGATCTTCAACGACTTCACCGGCCACCTGCACCGCTACAGCTATGCCTACGGTGCCGACGCGTCCCGCCCGGGCGCGCCTGCATGA
- a CDS encoding mannose-1-phosphate guanylyltransferase/mannose-6-phosphate isomerase, giving the protein MRTTDPLDVVDDTATDALAGQDRASPPALGMRLAAVVLAGGSGTRLWPLSRKHFPKQLIDIIGRDSLLQTTVRRLAGLHGSASADAAPIIVCGEAHRFMAAQQLAEAGVDARIVVEPVGRNTAPALTLAALLACEQGNDSILVAMPADHVIADGKAFRLAVLRAARFAEQGAIATLGVPPTRADTGFGYIRLGAQLEGMARRIDAFVEKPAAELAAQYLASGEYWWNSGIFVVRASTWLTALQQLQPAMHVACVSACTAGRSDGAFFYPHAASFTEVPSDSIDYAVMEHLARADALKGVVVPLEAGWSDLGSWDAVWDAIDKDDDCNAARGRVMFEGASSCYAHSEGRLVACVGTVNLIVVETADAVLVVDRSRVQAVKGLVERIARQHGPEAETHRKVQRPWGSYDSLDHGERFQVKRIVVHPGAALSLQLHHHRAEHWTVVRGTARVTRGNEQFLLSENESTYIPIGVTHRLENPGKLPLEIIEVQSGAYLGEDDIVRIADTYGRCG; this is encoded by the coding sequence ATGCGCACAACGGACCCGCTGGATGTAGTGGATGACACCGCCACCGATGCGCTCGCCGGGCAGGACCGGGCATCGCCGCCCGCCCTGGGCATGCGGCTTGCGGCGGTGGTGCTTGCCGGGGGCTCCGGCACCCGGTTGTGGCCCCTGTCGCGCAAGCACTTTCCCAAGCAGCTGATCGACATCATTGGCCGCGATTCCCTGCTGCAGACCACCGTACGCCGCCTGGCCGGCCTCCATGGCAGCGCCAGCGCTGACGCCGCGCCGATCATCGTCTGCGGCGAAGCACACCGTTTCATGGCTGCGCAGCAACTGGCCGAGGCAGGGGTGGACGCGCGTATCGTCGTTGAGCCAGTCGGGCGCAATACGGCGCCGGCACTGACGCTCGCCGCGCTGCTGGCCTGCGAGCAGGGCAACGACAGCATCCTCGTCGCCATGCCCGCGGACCACGTGATTGCCGATGGCAAGGCGTTCCGCCTCGCCGTACTGCGCGCGGCACGCTTTGCAGAACAAGGGGCCATCGCCACACTCGGGGTGCCGCCTACGCGCGCCGACACGGGCTTCGGCTATATCCGGCTCGGTGCGCAGCTCGAAGGCATGGCACGCCGGATCGACGCGTTCGTGGAGAAGCCCGCCGCCGAACTTGCGGCGCAGTACCTCGCGTCCGGCGAATACTGGTGGAACAGCGGCATCTTCGTGGTGCGCGCCAGCACCTGGCTGACCGCGCTGCAACAGCTTCAGCCGGCGATGCACGTAGCCTGCGTGAGCGCCTGCACGGCCGGCCGCAGCGACGGCGCGTTCTTTTATCCGCACGCGGCGTCGTTCACCGAGGTGCCATCGGACTCGATCGACTATGCCGTGATGGAGCACCTGGCGCGCGCCGACGCGCTCAAAGGCGTTGTGGTCCCGCTGGAGGCGGGCTGGTCTGACCTCGGTTCTTGGGATGCCGTATGGGATGCCATCGACAAGGACGACGACTGCAATGCCGCGCGCGGCCGCGTGATGTTCGAGGGCGCCTCCTCGTGCTACGCCCATTCGGAGGGACGGCTGGTGGCCTGCGTGGGTACGGTCAATCTGATCGTGGTCGAAACCGCCGATGCCGTGCTGGTGGTGGACCGCTCGCGGGTCCAGGCGGTCAAGGGCCTGGTCGAGCGCATCGCGCGCCAGCATGGGCCGGAGGCCGAGACCCATCGAAAGGTTCAGCGGCCATGGGGCAGCTATGACTCGCTCGACCATGGCGAGCGCTTCCAGGTCAAGCGCATCGTGGTGCATCCCGGCGCCGCTCTCTCCTTGCAGTTGCACCACCACCGCGCGGAGCACTGGACGGTGGTCCGCGGCACCGCGCGGGTCACGCGTGGGAACGAGCAGTTCCTGCTCAGCGAGAACGAATCCACTTACATCCCCATCGGCGTGACGCACCGGCTCGAGAACCCCGGAAAGCTGCCGCTCGAGATCATCGAGGTGCAGTCCGGCGCGTATCTCGGCGAGGACGACATTGTCCGCATCGCCGACACCTACGGGCGCTGCGGCTGA
- a CDS encoding polysaccharide biosynthesis/export family protein, giving the protein MAAARTDQLRGRILAATLLPGLAALLGACTMAPGMSFQSQSGPLPDAARATQPSSVGTVPELPSIKGVQSVTPDNLVEITGTLIDAQQAARPQGVPQEVRALFDKPRAYVLGPGDVLSIVVWGHPELNMPALQVTSGVDTAGSNAVVTGYTVDARGMVQFAFVGMVPVAGLTEADARELLARRLSEYVRNPQITLRIQAYRSKRVYLDGAVQSPGLQIINDVPMTLPEAINRAGGFTATADRSWVALTRGDKTVRINLPDLIAKGGNPSDILLRDGDLVRFYAATDSKVFVLGEVARASTLTLNNGKLSLNQALGDAGGVSQYSGDARHVYVVRGDNGNKPVVYHLDASTPSAMALADGFSLQANDVVFVDASALVRWSRVVNLLLPTAQTATVGRALVP; this is encoded by the coding sequence ATGGCCGCGGCGCGTACTGACCAGCTGCGTGGCCGGATCCTGGCGGCGACGCTGCTGCCAGGCCTGGCGGCCCTCCTCGGCGCCTGCACGATGGCGCCGGGGATGTCGTTCCAGTCCCAGTCCGGTCCTCTGCCCGATGCCGCTCGCGCGACGCAGCCGTCGTCCGTGGGGACCGTACCCGAGCTGCCATCGATAAAAGGCGTGCAGTCGGTCACTCCCGACAACCTGGTCGAGATTACCGGCACCCTGATCGATGCACAGCAAGCCGCCCGGCCCCAGGGTGTGCCGCAGGAGGTTCGCGCGCTGTTCGACAAGCCACGCGCCTATGTATTGGGGCCCGGCGACGTGCTGAGCATCGTGGTGTGGGGCCATCCGGAACTGAACATGCCGGCGCTGCAGGTCACTAGCGGCGTGGATACTGCCGGCTCCAACGCGGTGGTAACCGGCTATACCGTGGACGCTCGCGGCATGGTGCAGTTCGCTTTCGTCGGCATGGTCCCTGTAGCGGGCCTCACCGAGGCTGATGCGCGCGAGCTCCTCGCCAGGCGCCTGTCCGAGTACGTGCGCAATCCGCAGATCACCCTGCGCATCCAGGCATATCGCAGCAAGCGCGTCTATCTGGACGGCGCCGTGCAGAGCCCCGGCCTGCAGATCATCAATGATGTGCCAATGACCCTACCCGAGGCGATCAATCGCGCCGGTGGCTTCACCGCGACAGCGGACCGCTCCTGGGTGGCCCTGACACGTGGCGACAAGACCGTACGCATCAACCTGCCAGACCTCATCGCCAAGGGCGGGAATCCATCCGACATCCTGCTGCGCGACGGCGACCTGGTACGTTTCTACGCCGCCACCGACAGCAAGGTTTTCGTACTTGGCGAAGTGGCACGGGCGTCCACACTGACGCTTAATAACGGCAAGCTGAGCCTGAACCAGGCGCTTGGCGATGCCGGTGGCGTCAGCCAGTACTCTGGCGACGCGCGACACGTGTATGTCGTGCGTGGGGACAATGGCAACAAGCCAGTGGTGTACCACCTCGACGCGAGTACGCCATCGGCGATGGCGTTGGCAGACGGCTTTTCGCTGCAGGCCAACGATGTGGTGTTCGTCGATGCGTCGGCGCTGGTTCGCTGGAGCCGCGTTGTCAACCTGCTGTTGCCCACCGCCCAGACTGCGACCGTCGGCCGGGCGCTTGTCCCGTGA
- the rfbD gene encoding dTDP-4-dehydrorhamnose reductase, translated as MPNKAISVPTFLVTGSNGQVGFELRRSLAPLGRVVALDRTGCDLSCPDEIRRMVREYRPDVIVNPGAYTAVDEAETEPDLAFAINGTAAGILAEEAKALGSLLVHYSTDYVFDGTKNGTYIETDLVNPLSVYGKSKLAGEQAITATGAQSLILRTCWAAGAHGGNFAKTMLRLGRERESLRVIADQFGAPTTATLIADVTAQIVGRRWLCGDRMSFPSGLYHLAAAGETTWHAYATEVLRYAAAHGIELKVDPGCIEPIPATAYPLPAPRPANSRLDTSKLRQTFDIHLPDWQQGVHFLLDQIIS; from the coding sequence ATGCCGAATAAAGCGATCAGCGTCCCCACGTTCTTGGTGACCGGCAGCAATGGCCAGGTCGGCTTCGAACTGCGTCGTAGCCTGGCCCCGCTGGGCCGTGTCGTAGCATTGGATCGAACCGGCTGCGACCTGTCATGCCCGGACGAAATCCGCCGCATGGTGCGCGAGTACCGGCCCGACGTGATTGTCAACCCGGGCGCCTATACCGCGGTGGACGAGGCGGAAACCGAACCCGATCTGGCCTTCGCCATCAATGGCACGGCTGCCGGAATTCTGGCAGAAGAAGCCAAGGCGCTCGGGAGCCTGCTGGTCCACTATTCTACGGATTATGTCTTCGACGGCACCAAAAACGGGACCTATATTGAAACCGACCTGGTCAATCCACTGTCGGTGTACGGCAAGAGCAAGCTCGCCGGTGAACAGGCCATTACCGCCACCGGTGCACAGTCGTTAATCCTGCGGACCTGCTGGGCGGCAGGCGCCCATGGCGGCAATTTCGCCAAGACAATGCTTCGCCTGGGCCGTGAGCGCGAGAGCCTACGCGTGATTGCCGACCAGTTTGGCGCACCCACCACTGCAACGCTGATTGCCGACGTGACCGCGCAGATCGTGGGACGACGCTGGCTGTGTGGCGACCGCATGTCGTTCCCCTCCGGCCTCTATCACCTGGCCGCTGCCGGTGAAACCACTTGGCACGCCTACGCAACAGAAGTGCTGCGCTATGCCGCCGCCCATGGTATCGAGTTGAAGGTCGATCCGGGGTGTATCGAGCCGATTCCCGCCACGGCTTATCCTCTGCCGGCGCCACGCCCGGCCAACTCGCGCCTGGACACCAGCAAGCTGCGCCAGACTTTCGATATCCACCTTCCAGACTGGCAGCAGGGCGTGCATTTCCTACTGGACCAGATTATTTCCTGA
- the rfbB gene encoding dTDP-glucose 4,6-dehydratase, with protein MLVTGGAGFIGANFVLNWLSQDGTDGIINVDKLTYAGNRNTLASLGGNARHIFSQTDICDRAALDKLFAAHQPRAVVHFAAESHVDRSIHDPAEFIQTNIVGTFNLLEAARTYWGGLDAAAKAAFRFLHVSTDEVFGSLGPGDPQFSETTAYRPNSPYSASKAASDHLVRAYHHTYGLPVLTTHCSNNYGPYHFPEKLIPLMMTNALAGRSLPIYGDGLNVRDWLYVGDHCAAICAVLARGRVGETYNVGGWNEKTNLDVVHTLCDLLDELRRKAIGSYRDQITFVKDRPGHDRRYAIDAHKLERELGWKPAETLETGLRKTVQWYLDNQAWVRNATSGDYRNWMANQYAE; from the coding sequence ATGCTCGTCACCGGCGGTGCCGGCTTCATCGGCGCCAACTTTGTCCTGAATTGGCTGAGCCAGGATGGCACGGACGGTATCATCAATGTCGACAAGCTGACCTACGCCGGCAACCGCAACACCCTGGCCTCCCTCGGAGGTAACGCCCGCCACATCTTCTCGCAGACTGATATCTGCGATCGCGCCGCCCTGGACAAGCTGTTCGCCGCCCATCAGCCGCGCGCGGTGGTTCACTTTGCCGCCGAAAGCCACGTCGACCGCTCCATCCATGACCCGGCGGAGTTCATCCAGACCAATATCGTCGGCACCTTCAACTTGCTCGAAGCCGCGCGCACTTATTGGGGAGGTCTGGACGCCGCCGCCAAGGCTGCCTTCCGCTTCCTGCACGTCTCCACCGACGAAGTGTTCGGATCGCTGGGCCCCGGCGATCCGCAATTCTCGGAAACCACCGCATATCGGCCGAATAGTCCGTATTCGGCCTCCAAGGCTGCGTCAGACCACTTGGTCCGGGCCTATCACCACACTTACGGGCTGCCGGTGCTGACGACCCACTGCTCGAACAATTACGGTCCCTATCACTTTCCCGAAAAGCTGATCCCGCTGATGATGACCAACGCCTTGGCTGGAAGGTCGCTGCCCATCTACGGCGATGGCCTCAATGTGCGCGACTGGCTCTACGTGGGTGACCACTGCGCCGCAATCTGCGCAGTGCTGGCACGAGGCCGCGTGGGTGAGACCTATAACGTGGGCGGCTGGAACGAGAAGACTAACCTCGACGTGGTCCACACCCTGTGCGACTTGCTGGATGAGCTCCGCCGCAAGGCTATCGGCTCCTATCGCGACCAGATCACCTTCGTCAAGGATCGCCCGGGCCACGACCGCCGCTACGCGATCGATGCCCACAAGCTCGAGCGCGAGCTGGGCTGGAAGCCCGCCGAGACTTTAGAAACCGGCCTGCGCAAGACCGTGCAGTGGTACCTGGACAACCAAGCCTGGGTGCGGAACGCGACGTCCGGCGACTACCGGAACTGGATGGCGAACCAATATGCCGAATAA